GAAATCATACTCCCAACAATTTACCAGCCATCAGGAGATGATGGAACTCTCAGCGTCATCGTCAGGAAATCAAACTCTTACcctttttttttcgttttttgttattttttaaaattttttatatgaataacCTAATATTTAGAATATTATTAAGTAAATAAAACACATtcacataaaataaataaacaaataaattcgataatatttttttattacacaaaagagagaaaagttggcAAAGATGATGTACAAAACAAATGTCTTGATGAATACATAGAAGAAAGTTTGATGACATCTCTAACAATATCTCAAACATCTCTAAAACAGTAGCTTACctataattacattaattagaggacattattatatatatcaagATTAAATATAAGAAGAATTATAAGACATAGTGAGTGAATACAAAAAATGTAATGTCCAAAAAGTCCAAAGAGAAACTCATAATCTAAGAGGGACGTATTAGCCAATTAGATAATGAAGTAATCACACCTAATTCAATGGTCCTTTTCTCTGTGATCGTATCatatcttcaatcatttttttccttcttccatttgtcttgcaCAATCCTCTCTCATTTGTTTTTAAACgttcttcaagttccttaatcttCGATTGAGACTATTTAACATTGGTTTTTAGTTCCCTCACCCTCCATTATGCATTTCTTTTAACGAACCTTCCACTATTGATGTGACACCTTTCCTTCACCTCTCTATCATGCATTAAAAGAAGTTGGCAAAATggtaaaatggaaaaatggtccGTCTCTCTTGGGTCCAAGGCTACATGTTCTCAACTTTAAACCTCTACAAACACACGAAAACcacaagttgaactccaaaagaaagatattaatctcaacccaccccacacaacattcaaacttcataaacctCTACAAACACATACAAAAACTCCCCAAATCACATTCAGATCTAGTTGTTTGACTATCATAACTGTAGAATAGCCACCAATTCATTATCATAAAGTTTTGCAAGTGCCAATATATCCTCcctatatatattcatttaaaCCAGTATGTCCTACCACAATCATCTCAACAAGCACAGTTATCTTTTGCCAATATGccttaatttttatatgaaattctaaagtatttatattttaatgttacttttgaaacttttataAAAGGCCAAGGGTAATTTTACAACTTTTGAAAGATACGGTAGTTTAAGTTTACAACTTTTGAATATGGTCAACTATAAATAGACTATGAACAAATAAGAAAGGGAAGTAGAACAAATAAGAACAAATAAGATTATAAATAGATTATGGTTAATTCTTCTTTCTAAAAGCTAACATAAAATTAATCGATTCTTCTTACCTAATataaaattactcaaatttaaacaaattacaaCCTACCCAAGAGAGACGgacaattccttcaattaaaagTGTAGAGTTAAAGTTTAATTCACCAAGAGAGACAGATGATGGACGATGGAGCAGCTGGCAGATGACAGACGATGAAAAAACTGACGGACAATAGACCTTCGATTTGGGATTTTTTGCATCTACCTTCGATGTGTGCTAGGGTTAGAAGAAGGGAAGAAATTAGCAGATCTGAAACTATTTGGAGTTTTATGAAGGAACTTCCGATGGACTAACCGTAACCGTCAGGAGTTCCTAACCAACtctgacaaataaaacaattcatCGAGAGTTCTTTCATCTCTCGATGGGCATGGGAGGCATCTAGAGTTCCTTCTTGGAGAATGGTCTTTCATTCCCATCTTCTGACACCTACTTTTGACGCATTGAGAGTTCTTACTAACTCTTAACGCGTCACTTACAACATCTAAAGTTATTGAGCACTCCTGACACTGCCCTTACGTAGATCTCTCCTGATGATGTATCTCCCAACAGTCATTTTAGACATAGGAGAGtccctttttcttgtagtgatattTTGTGTATGCTTCTAGTTGTAACCAGGAAGAACTTGTTATAACCCATTATTGATTATAGCAAAGATTTTTACTTTAGTATGTGGTTTTTTATTCCTTACATTGAAGGAGATTTTCCACATTAAAATTGCTTGTATTCTTACTTGATTATTACTATTGTTTCTAGTTAATTAGTATTCTATTAAATTCATTCAAGGGAAGTAATTGATCCAAAAGATATAGTGTCTATCCCAACATCGTTTTGGCatctaattaatattttcttgaATTCATCTTTATTTGCTCTTACTTATATTTTTACTTTTGACATATATCTCACAATCttcaaattttctctctccatcatTTAATTCTTTCACAAATCATTACTCTCTCTAAcaaatattttctctctctctagaCCGTTACTTTCCTACTCTCCACATTTATTTTGCTTATGTAACATTTCTCTTGTATCTCAaacctattttctattttaaatgagaaaaaaacaaaaacaaaaacaaaaacacactcatgaaactaattttctatcctttttttttaattttgtaacagATTATGcatgatttttattttctttttacttattaaaaataaataactaaaataattatcGAAAGAGTCCTAAAAAATTCAATTACTATTACAAAATCAATCAATTGACTTTTTTAGTACTCAATGTTTATCAAATCGTCatatctacattttttttacaaGAATCTTAATTTGAATGACACATTATTTATTAACATTGTCATTTACATTAGATTTTTGTATAGATGACCCATTCCCAACCCCCTAAATGATTAATAACCCATCCCCCAACAACAAATGAAAACTAACCTTCTACTTACATTAAAACGCATTAAcgtattttatataatatcatGTTAGAGACTTCTCTTCTATCGTAGCTTTAATCCGATGATCATATCTATCGcaatcttattttttttcacgTTATACTTTGTCTTCGTCATGGAATATTATAGTGGAgtagagaaaaatgaagattacAATAAACATGACCATTAAATTACGATAGAAGAAACATGCTTAACATGATATAAACAAAAAGGTAGTTTTCATTTACCGTCTTAAGAAagaaatctaatatttgaatctgcATTTCCAAATTACTGTACttagaaaaggaaataaaacagAGAAGgtaaaaatttgacttgatgACTTTTTAAGTGATCAGgtaaaatatgaatttttttttctttaatgagACTAAACTGACATTGATATATTTTAGACAATGGTATTGGATAAATTCATTGAAACCATATGACATGTAGAAAAGGGAGAggcatttaaattattattgttgGATTGTCTATTTCACTATTTGTGTATTTTGCTACATATATCCCCTGCCATCATCTGTCCTCCTTATCCAACACACACTTTCTCTCAATTTCCTTCCTTTTTTCTAGAGAAAATATATCCTCTGTTTCGAGTCCATTTATATTTGTGTAGTTCACAATAATCATAACCGCACAAtcatacaataaatatatatatatactattattTGTCAAAGTGAACATAGCTCAAAGTATTTCTTAGGCTACACCTATCTTTATACATCTTACTTAATTCTTTGAAAcacttcttatttctttttttaaattattttattatgacTAATTAAGGAAGAATGCACAAAGATTAATCAGTACATGATGAGATGCACAAGTATTCCTCTAACTCGTCTGTCAAAAAAATGAGTTATCAACCTTAACATTAGAGGTTGGAATTCTTCCACCTTAtgttaaacttaaataatatatatatatatatatatatatatatatgttacgaaatcgacaattaaagaacacaaaaaggaatgtagagatagagaagatcgacacacagatatacgtggttcattaagggagaacaatattatttgagagaatatttttagaaattacatcaaaacgGTACTTCTagagttagagagtttatatagcacaCTACTTTAAACCCTAAAGttaaaatcgtaaataactacaaataaataaacatgcaGAATTAAAGCTCTATTTGCAATGGAGAGCCAAGGAATTTTGGCTTCTGACTCACATGAGAGAAAAAGATGGGACCAAAGCCGAGCGCAATCGAACAAGGTTTCtcaatgaaaaatgagattCGAAATTGACGACTTCTAAACAATCAAACTCTATCTAGATGTGCCTATACTATCCACATCCCGGAGCCCTCACTTGGTCAACGAACCAAGGAGGGGACCCAAGTCCTGATAAAATGAAATGCAGTTAAAACACAATTGGAAGACATGAGCTAaatattttccctttttctatttaatttcaatgCCACGTCATCACGTTCTTCATTCATCACCCCCTTCGAAACCCGTCGCTATTTTCCACTTACCCTCGTGTGCAAAATGCATGAATCTAACTACCAAAACTTCTTCTATATAAACACtaaaaactcccacctccaaaTTCAAATTCACTCCCAAATTATTCTCCAAATctgaatttcaatttcaatttcaacttCACAATGCCTTCTTCATCCACTGCCATTCTCTCAAACTCCACTGTCTTCCCCGATCGGAAATCCGCCGTTAAAAAACTCAAGCTCTCTGTCTCCGACCTTCCCATGCTCTCTTGTCACTACATACAGAAAGGCGTTCTTCTAACCTCTCCTCCCTCCTCCTTCTCCgaccttattttctctctcaaacGCTCTCTCTCCGCCGCTCTCTCTCACTTTCCTGCCCTCGCCGGCCGCCTCACCACCGACCACGACGGCGCTATTTACCTCGTCTGTAATGACGCCGGTGTCAATTTCATCGAGGCTAAGGCCAAACACCTGTCGCTCGACTCACTTCTTTCTCCTCTTGATGTTCCGATTTGCTTCAGGGCATTCTTCGCCTTCGATCGGACTTTGAGTTATTTAGGCCATAATAAGCCTTTGGCCGCGGTGCAAGTCACTGAGCTCGCCGATGGCGTCTTCATTGGATGCACCGTCAACCACTCCGTCGCCGACGGCACTTCGTTCTGGCATTTTTTCAATACATTTGCAGAGATTAATTTAGGAAAGGGGAAAATCTCTAGGTCGCCGGATTTTAGCCGGGACACGGCGTTTAACTCGCCGGCAGTCTTGAAATTTCCACCCGGTGGTCCGACGGAGACATTCGCCGGAAATTCACGGCTGCGGGagagaatttttcattttagcAGAGAAGCAATTTTGAGGCTGAAATTCAGAGCGAATGGAGTTAGTTTCCCATGGAAACGAATGGATAACGGAAATTGCGACGCCGTCGAGAATTTCGGGAAGCAATCGAATGACGGTTGGAAAATCGTTAACGGAAAGCAGAACGGCAACGTTTCAGATGGGAAATTGGAAATTTCCTCTTTCCAATCCCTCAGTGCGCAGTTATGGCGTTCGGTGACGAGGGCAAGGAAACTGAACCCAACGAAAACGACGACGTTTCGAATGGCCGTGAACTGCCGCCACCGCCTGCAGCCGCCGATGCCGTCGCTTTACTTCGGAAACGCAATACAGAGCATCCCAACCGTCGCTTTGGTCGGCGAGCTTCTTTCCAAAGACTTAGGCTGGTGCGGCGCTTTGCTCCACCGGAACGTGGCGGCGCACAACGACGCGAGGGTGCGTCGTGGCATCGCCGATTGGGAGAAAGAGCCGCGATTGTTTCCGCTCGGCAACTCCGATGGCGCGTCGATGACGATGGGAAGCTCGCCGAGATTTCCGATGTACAACAATGATTTTGGATGGGGCAAGCCGGTGGCGGTTCGAAGCGGCGGTGCGAATAAGTTTGACGGTAAGATCTCGGCATTTCCTGGTCGGGAAGGGAATGGAAGTGTGGATTTGGAGGTGGTTTTGGCGCCGGAAACAATGGCAGGTCTTGAAATTGACCCAGAGTTTATGCAATATGTATCGGCTACTGTGTGAGTGTTTTAAGCCAGTGCGCTCAGTTTTTTTTAGTAGAACAATGGTCAGTCTCGGATTGAACGAAGAAAAATCATAACAATTatgattgaattattttgatgGTAGTACTTTTAAGATAAACCGTTACACTTTTATTGATTTTCGTGGCTACAATCCACGtggtgacaaatatttttactttttcataGATAGACATCAAGAATAGAAGTGAATCATTTTCTTAGAAAGAataatgaaacaaaaataatataataaatatgttatcttgttcaaaatttatgaaaataagtgAATGTTCGAGATTGTACAAGTAAGAGGTTCAATTCCCTCCTCACAcaaatttagaaaagaaaaaaaacttgtttgaaAAGGGTAAACATAGAAATCAATGGAGgtaagttataatatatataatataatataatatatatatatatatatatatatatatatatatatataatatattgtatatatttattttttcaaattttgacacATCATTAGTTGATATATTATTGTCGAAGCTCACACAATATATTctaaaaataatgttattatAGAATCACAAGTGGAGATGATATGAATTTTTTTCtccatattttttctttttcttctgaaAGGAAGAGGAACAACCTGTGACACAATAACATAAATGTGAAGTTGCATTAGTAACTATACAATAATAGGTTTAAGGTAAAGTACTTTTTTATTAATGAAGTTTGGGATTGATGTTTATGTGTTAGGTTTCAAAAGAAATATAGATGCAGCCGCATGTATGATATAGAGTATGCTCACATGCATAGTATGAAGCATGCTTATGTTTAAACTTCTTTCCAATTGAGTTTAAGAGTGACTTAACTTTCAACTATATGATGAAATATCACTtgtaaagtgtttttttttttcaatcttttgacaATACGTAGGATGAGAGAGAAGCAAAACCTCTTATTTAAAGTTGATAGTACAAGTTTTATGTTAATTGAATTACATCGGACACCACTTTAGTATATATTTTCCTTAAATGTGaagttattttttataaaaatgaattacaaatttattaacataaattttcaattagtcTAATTAAGTAAAAATGAGAATGTCACATACGTGAGATCattttatgtttatataatGATTTTAGAGGTAAAAGAGTCATTTTTGTTAAGTACTAATTAACTCTTGCTTAAATGTAAGAATTTTGCCTTTTGGCGTCAATATGACCACAATGCTCCACATGTTGAAATTCAAAGTGGCCATATTGTTGGGTTTGATTTTTTCAACTTAAATGTAAACAAACCAGATTTTTTCGATTCAACCATTTTATGTGCTCATCAATTCAAGGGAATTCAATCCTCAATGAAGATTCACATATCCAATTCAGTCTAacatttcaaaaatgaaaatttctctGAAGTTATGGCTTTATATCAACATCCATATGTGAGATAGAATTATGAAGCGAGATTttccttagaaaaaaaaaattgaagcgaGCCAGAGAGCACCGACCACTCTAAATCCACCTGTGAGATAGAATTGTAATAAAGGGTTGAATAACactattttctcaaatttccaagttgttttttttctcttttaatttttcaattgctttattcaacatttattcaaattttactcACGGATTCTTTaggaatgaaattaaaatttattcttttcatTATGTATTAAATTCTTTACGGGATTCAGCCTCGTGGATGCCCTAAAAAGATTAAGATAATTTGAGATATTGAATGACATGCACCCACTTCTTTATGttattttcattgttgattTTATGAAATATCTTGTTAAATTTAAACCGATCATTTAAATTAGCATACTAGTTAAATCTTAATCCTAAGAAACTTAAGGAAACATACAAATTTCTCAAGGGAATGCGGGACTAAGGGCCTAAACATAGGATGTCATAGGACCTCAGACATAATGCACACTATAGGACTAATGGTGTATGTGTTAATTATCTAAGTTATAATTAGCCATAAACATATAGGTTTGATTAATTAGACTTTTAAGAGTGCTTGAAACCAAGACTGAATAGAAGTTTAACCTAGTTTATAATGTAAAAGGTAGTGCGAACCATTGCTTATCCTAAGGGTTGAAACTCAAATTGAATCTCATGTTTTCTATtattatgtatttttaaattacatCAACCAACCTCCAACTACTTTTTATTTGGTTACGCTTTTGGTGGCAAAATGATTTCTTGGTAAATGATACTTGGAATGATACTGTTTATATTATTACTTGTTGACAGTGTGCAACATTCATTTGATCATCATTTCTTAGCAAGACTTAATCAAATCGTTGTATATTTTCGATCATCAACTCATTATGACACTTGTAAAGTATTTTTGACTTTAGTGAGATGGTAGATGGTAGAATTAAACATCAACATAGATTTTTCATTGAACTACTTTGATGGCTAAGCTTTctttaatttagaaactaaacACTAGCTTCTAAATCAAACACAATAATAGTTGTCTTTTTCCCTAGTCGAAATGGTGCTTAGAAATAGTGGATAACACCTTTT
The nucleotide sequence above comes from Benincasa hispida cultivar B227 chromosome 3, ASM972705v1, whole genome shotgun sequence. Encoded proteins:
- the LOC120072575 gene encoding BAHD acyltransferase DCR-like, which translates into the protein MPSSSTAILSNSTVFPDRKSAVKKLKLSVSDLPMLSCHYIQKGVLLTSPPSSFSDLIFSLKRSLSAALSHFPALAGRLTTDHDGAIYLVCNDAGVNFIEAKAKHLSLDSLLSPLDVPICFRAFFAFDRTLSYLGHNKPLAAVQVTELADGVFIGCTVNHSVADGTSFWHFFNTFAEINLGKGKISRSPDFSRDTAFNSPAVLKFPPGGPTETFAGNSRLRERIFHFSREAILRLKFRANGVSFPWKRMDNGNCDAVENFGKQSNDGWKIVNGKQNGNVSDGKLEISSFQSLSAQLWRSVTRARKLNPTKTTTFRMAVNCRHRLQPPMPSLYFGNAIQSIPTVALVGELLSKDLGWCGALLHRNVAAHNDARVRRGIADWEKEPRLFPLGNSDGASMTMGSSPRFPMYNNDFGWGKPVAVRSGGANKFDGKISAFPGREGNGSVDLEVVLAPETMAGLEIDPEFMQYVSATV